One segment of Anopheles stephensi strain Indian chromosome 3, UCI_ANSTEP_V1.0, whole genome shotgun sequence DNA contains the following:
- the LOC118514103 gene encoding uncharacterized protein LOC118514103 isoform X2, producing MKRGRTEEIQFGQPRVQPPTGQQRIITTTQPHNVASSTGTTIQYQIPPNVIKTSTPPDSVSSVTNLSNQQQATQLVPAQQATSVQYTTSYNTLGSNLVKAQQTTNPQQQQQQIHVVNATGQVRGPSHKSAVVNATTVAAATPNSNNSAVVSSGGSSVTAATGVQQVITTSMSPGVLPGGGGAAQGPPPPPPQGQAQLQRLKVEDALSYLDQVKYRFGNQPQVYNDFLDIMKEFKSQSIDTPGVIQRVSNLFRGHPELIVGFNTFLPPGYKIEVQANDQGCYLFQVSVSVQPTASSGGASVAPQPSPHKYNTIFQGGGQIVQSTGGSGTGGTNVVTASSGGNAAAGGGTTGAVNLMAYGGGHAATATPGGASVPVHGGASLQQPTGGSAGGNASPATAQNAQQSLTTTTTTAGAAGGGGPQVAQNFSARSDHHRERTISTGSAASNASLPAGVTSASSSASSTSTTVDASAGAGGGGTVVTGGQTAPPPPPPATSIHRILTQQIISQQQAPGVAIGGSSMVPTAGGGMVSAPTQVQHHQQTTLQQVHPPPEAQTATVTTTVVPTPMAATANQPVEFNHAITYVNKIKNRFHTQPEKYKRFLEILHTYQKEQKTYKEGAQSGCLTNAKQLTEAEVYTQVAQLFDNQEDLLREFGQFLPDATSHHNQAAMQQQQQQQQHHLTSSGKSNSHNLVVNASMHDHQQHPPQLSGPGAGGTTAIVGLGSGASVPVVHGAGKKLGGNSGIGGGGLASLKVYNSMQATGLARLQQERDYSTLGAADSVGGMHGTGVGGSMPPGGGGIPVVGSAIRTAGGTMIGTGGAAVMVEKDRNHHMGSVTGSGPPGSGSGSAGSLNTKYIHGTAMSGMNATGALVGGNVLPPGGGGGVGVGGGPNAVSNVMANLVSASVGGASGGGGAGGGVNAIKRSPSYASQMGFVGPGVGGPTGHGNNMSSARDRGDGTGPPPMKRHKPICRDVSLAEASKYGTLNDYAFFDKVRKALRSPDVYEDFLRCLTLYNQEIVSKSELQTLITPFLSRFPDLLKWFQDFLGPSSGTGGGGANECIPLTAAAAAAARQDRDRTQSELAADVDLSTCKRFGASYCALPKSHEGVKCSGRTSLCRDVLNDTWVSFPTWAEDSTFVTSRKTQYEEFIYRCEDERFELDVVIESNSATIRVLEGVQKKLTRMSQDEVSRFRLDDCLGGTSATIHQRALRRIYGDKAADIIQGLKKNPSVAVPVVLRRMKAKEEEWREAQKSFNKQWREQNEKYYLKSLDHQGINFKQTDIKALRSKSLFNEIETLFDERHEQNDDSAAVPQASGPHMTIPYKDKTILEDAANLLIHHVKRQTGIQKQEKARIKHILRQFVPDLFFAPRQQLSEDEREEDDKDTEMEQDEDISSSAGKSSSTSVKKAACASAPNFSGSSSISNFNPSSGSSATTFDVSAAAESEGGLSKDSDHHSKSAGDGGGVSATPKATASSETVQLTAVGGMSTGSSALSSSTNTTAPSSEVCAGSGSHAVATKADSNGSGGNVSATGGTEDDGTAGDKSTTIKMEIKEESEQEGAASSAAGGTSSSSPQQPMSPPLPPHAVSKHIEEAYTLFFTNNSWYLFLRLHAILCERLRTIYERAQIIAAEERAYESTRNNSTATALRLKPKNEIRIEEYYNIFLDMLKNLLDGNMESSSYEDTLREMFGIHAYIAFTLDRVVQNAVRQLQHCVTERGAQECVELFQAEQRRGGAGGLCRTANRRTATELAYQRKAEAALQDENCFKIYIYKIDCRLTIELLDTESDDTATNFANAQAYGSYVNRLSNPAATGTGSDSGGGGGGGGGGGGGGGGSVVGGGTTSGSGVCGSVGGAGVVANSSSISGSGDAVGASLISNNSSSNNSSSGGVVNHNNAPAGSGSSKMGNSSSNSAGGVTGSTTSNAEVKTETPDEELKSRPIAGTCARMPVFLSRNAKWRRKHGEAEGRTVSVTIGGQSATMAELQSDEPEKEQSSGGEKSRQAPTAALNSYSLTMAVTEANDASLKKETDANDRSAASGGSREKTPLLDEIGIGHAAATTAKGGESSSPAAAKDNGSSNNNNPNNINNNNSISSGNKLQAAAAVAAEDSNSSPSLWFGSGNGLKNQVASPSSTASASEHRRRVPSVNGAADRNLPYRASQGQKKKDFAMYRQGSLTSSRQSHCRVTTRMDQRFKRVVDRWLDQHVSGSQRASCTDWLLGKRQDLIKTTTTSVIVQDNGLSRAPYAPYNRYKVKQIELD from the exons ATGAAGCGCGGGAGAACGGAAGAGATACAATTTGGGCAACCGCGGGTTCAGCCTCCCACGGGTCAGCAGCGTATTATCACGACCACACAACCGCATAATGTGGCCAGCAGTACTGGCACGACCATACAGTACCAGATCCCGCCGAACGTCATCAAGACGTCCACACCACCAGATTCCGTCAGTTCCGTGACGAACCTGAGCAATCAGCAGCAAGCGACACAGCTTGTGCCAGCACAACAAGCCACTAGTGTCCAGTACACGACCT CTTATAATACGCTTGGCAGCAACTTGGTGAAAGCCCAGCAGACAACGaatccacagcagcagcagcagcaaatacATGTAGTAAACGCGACCGGTCAAGTTCGCGGTCCAAGCCACAAAAGCGCAGTGGTAAATGCGACAACAGTTGCGGCGGCCACTCCAAACAGTAACAACAGTGCGGTAGTAAGCAGCGGTGGGAGCAGTGTCACCGCAGCGACAGGAGTCCAGCAGGTCATTACCACCAGTATGTCGCCGGGCGTGCTACCGGGAGGTGGAGGTGCGGCGCAGGGCCCGCCGCCTCCCCCGCCCCAGGGCCAGGCGCAGCTACAGCGGCTAAAGGTCGAGGATGCGCTCAGCTATCTCGATCAGGTGAAATACCGGTTCGGCAACCAGCCGCAGGTGTACAACGATTTCCTCGACATAATGAAAGAGTTCAAATCTCAAAGCATCGACACACCGGGCGTTATTCAGCGCGTGTCGAACTTGTTCCGCGGCCACCCGGAATTGATCGTCGGCTTCAACACGTTCCTGCCGCCCGGCTACAAGATAGAGGTGCAGGCAAACGACCAGGGATGCTATTTGTTCCAGGTGTCCGTGTCCGTACAACCGACGGCATCATCGGGCGGTGCTTCTGTGGCACCGCAACCCTCACCGCACAAGTACAATACAATCTTCCAGGGCGGCGGTCAAATAGTGCAATCGACAGGCGGTAGCGGAACTGGAGGAACGAACGTAGTAACCGCTAGCTCTGGTGGGAATGCTGCGGCCGGCGGAGGTACGACCGGAGCCGTCAATCTCATGGCTTACGGCGGTGGTCATGCAGCGACAGCAACGCCAGGCGGGGCCAGTGTGCCCGTGCACGGCGGAGCATCGCTGCAGCAGCCCACCGGTGGTTCGGCCGGAGGCAACGCCAGTCCAGCCACTGCACAGAACGCGCAGCAATCACTTActaccacgacgacgacagcgGGTGCAGCTGGAGGAGGAGGTCCACAAGTGGCACAAAACTTTTCCGCACGCAGCGATCACCACCGCGAACGTACGATATCGACCGGATCGGCCGCAAGCAATGCCAGTCTTCCTGCGGGAGTCACGTCTGCATCGTCGTCGGCGTCGTCGACCTCGACGACAGTGGATGCCTCAGCAGGAGCGGGCGGAGGTGGGACGGTAGTGACAGGCGGTCAGACggcgccaccaccacccccaccaGCCACCAGCATCCATCGGATATTAACGCAGCAAATTATATCGCAACAGCAAGCGCCGGGTGTAGCGATTGGGGGCAGCAGTATGGTCCCGACGGCGGGTGGTGGCATGGTGTCAGCACCGACGCAGGTacagcaccaccaacaaacaaCCCTGCAGCAGGTGCACCCACCACCGGAGGCACAGACGGCCACCGTCACGACGACAGTGGTGCCAACGCCGATGGCTGCCACCGCGAATCAGCCGGTCGAGTTCAATCATGCCATTACGTACGTgaacaaaatcaaaaaccGGTTCCATACGCAGCCGGAAAAGTACAAACGGTTCCTGGAGATTCTGCACACCTACCAGAAGGAGCAGAAAACGTACAAAGAGGGCGCCCAGAGCGGGTGCCTGACCAACGCGAAGCAGCTCACCGAGGCCGAGGTGTACACGCAGGTGGCGCAGCTGTTCGACAATCAGGAAGATTTGTTGCGCGAGTTCGGCCAATTCTTGCCCGACGCAACCAGTCACCATAATCAGGCGGccatgcagcaacagcagcagcagcagcagcatcacctcACCTCATCGGGCAAAAGCAACTCGCACAATCTCGTGGTAAACGCTTCGATGCATgaccatcagcagcatccgCCGCAATTGAGTGGCccgggcgctggtggcactaccGCAATAGTTGGCCTGGGGAGCGGTGCTTCCGTTCCCGTGGTTCACGGGGCCGGCAAGAAGTTGGGGGGCAATTCCGGCATCGGAGGCGGCGGTCTCGCAAGCCTGAAGGTGTACAACAGTATGCAAGCCACGGGCCTGGCACGGCTGCAGCAGGAACGAGACTATTCGACGTTGGGAGCGGCTGACAGCGTTGGCGGAATGCATGGCACGGGAGTCGGTGGCAGTATGCCTCCGGGAGGTGGCGGTATTCCCGTGGTGGGCAGTGCTATTCGAACGGCGGGCGGGACCATGATCGGCACGGGAGGAGCAGCTGTAATGGTGGAGAAGGATCGTAATCATCATATGGGAAGCGTGACCGGCAGTGGACCACCGGGCAGTGGTAGTGGCAGCGCAGGCAGTCTGAACACGAAGTACATTCACGGCACGGCCATGTCCGGCATGAATGCCACTGGTGCACTGGTGGGCGGGAATGTGCTTCCTcccggcggcggtggtggtgttggtgttggcggTGGTCCCAACGCCGTCTCAAACGTAATGGCAAACCTAGTGTCGGCCAGTGTCGGTGGagctagtggtggtggtggagcagGAGGGGGCGTGAACGCGATCAAACGATCACCCTCGTACGCGTCGCAGATGGGATTCGTTGGGCCGGGAGTGGGTGGCCCGACCGGGCACGGCAATAACATGAGCTCAGCGCGAGATCGTGGCGACGGTACTGGACCACCGCCCATGAAGCGGCACAAACCGATCTGCCGCGATGTATCGCTGGCGGAAGCGTCCAAGTACGGCACGCTGAACGATTACGCGTTCTTCGACAAGGTCCGCAAGGCGCTGCGCAGTCCGGACGTGTACGAGGACTTTTTGCGCTGTCTGACCCTTTACAACCAAGAGATTGTCTCAAAGTCGGAACTGCAGACCCTGATCACACCATTTCTGAGTCGCTTTCCGGATCTGCTGAAGTGGTTCCAGGACTTCCTCGGACCGTCCTCCGGTACCGGGGGCGGTGGAGCGAACGAATGCATACCGCTGACAGCTGCCGCAGCGGCCGCCGCACGCCAGGACCGTGACCGAACGCAAAGCGAACTGGCGGCGGACGTTGATCTTTCCACGTGCAAAAGATTCGGCGCGAGCTACTGTGCCCTGCCGAAATCGCACGAAGGCGTAAAGTGTTCGGGGCGCACGAGTCTTTGCCGGGATGTGCTGAACGACACGTGGGTGTCCTTCCCAACCTGGGCGGAAGACTCCACGTTCGTAACGTCGCGCAAAACGCAGTACGAAGAGTTCATCTACCGCTGCGAAGACGAGCGCTTCGAGCTGGACGTGGTGATCGAGTCGAACAGTGCCACCATCCGTGTGCTGGAAGGCGTCCAGAAAAAGCTCACCCGTATGTCGCAGGACGAGGTGAGTCGATTCCGGCTGGACGATTGTCTGGGCGGAACCTCGGCCACCATTCACCAGCGAGCGCTGCGGCGGATTTACGGCGACAAAGCGGCAGACATTATACAGGGTTTGAAGAAAAACCCTTCCGTTGCGGTTCCGGTCGTGTTGCGGCGCATGAAGGCCAAGGAAGAGGAATGGCGAGAAGCACAAAAG AGCTTCAACAAGCAGTGGCGAGAGCAGAACGAAAAGTATTACCTTAAATCGTTGGACCACCAAGGCATCAACTTCAAGCAAACGGACATCAAAGCCCTCCGATCGAAAAGTTTGTTCAATGAAATTGAGACACTTTTTGATGAG CGCCATGAACAGAACGACGATTCGGCGGCCGTCCCGCAGGCCAGCGGGCCCCATATGACAATACCGTACAAAGACAAGACAATACTGGAAGATGCGGCCAATCTGCTCATACATCACGTGAAGCGGCAGACGGGGATTCAAAAGCAGGAGAAAGCTCGGATAAAGCACATACTGCGACAGTTTGTGCCGGATCTCTTTTTCGCTCCACGGCAGCAGCTCAGTGAGGATGAGCGAGAAGAAG aCGACAAGGATACGGAAATGGAGCAAGACGAAGATATTAGCAGCAGCGCGGGCAAATCATCTTCTACCAGCGTTAAGAAAGCGGCTTGCGCCTCTGCGCCAAACTTttctggcagcagcagtatcagCAATTTCAATCCTTCCAGTGGGTCGTCAGCAACCACTTTCGATGTGTCAGCAGCAGCTGAGTCGGAAGGAGGATTGTCGAAAGATAGTGATCATCATAGCAAAAGCGCGGGCGATGGCGGTGGTGTATCAGCGACGCCAAAGGCAACTGCTTCCTCCGAAACAGTTCAACTGACGGCAGTTGGTGGTATGAGCACCGGGTCGTCTGCTTTATCCTCCTCCACAAATACAACGGCACCCAGCTCGGAAGTCTGCGCCGGGAGTGGTAGTCATGCTGTTGCTACAAAGGCAGACAGCAATGGTAGCGGTGGTAATGTTAGTGCGACGGGTGGTACCGAGGACGATGGCACTGCCGGCGATAAGTCAAcgacaataaaaatggaaattaagGAAGAAAGCGAGCAGGAGGGCGCAGCAAgctctgctgctggtggaacaTCATCCTCATCACCGCAGCAACCCATGAGTCCACCACTGCCTCCGCATGCCGTGAGCAAACATATC GAAGAAGCATATACACTATTTTTCACCAACAACAGCTGGTACCTGTTCCTCCGACTGCACGCCATCCTATGCGAACGCTTGCGCACGATTTACGAGCGTGCGCAAATAATAGCCGCCGAAGAGCGCGCGTACGAGAGTAcacgcaacaacagcaccgcCACCGCGCTTCGGCTAAAACCCAAGAACGAAATCCGCATCGAGGAGTACTACAACATCTTCCTGGACATGTTGAAAAATCTGCTCGACGGCAACATGGAATCGAGCAGCTACGAGGACACGCTGCGGGAGATGTTTGGCATTCACGCCTACATCGCATTTACGCTGGACCGG GTGGTACAAAACGCTGTACGGCAGCTGCAGCACTGCGTCACGGAACGAGGGGCGCAAGAGTGCGTCGAGCTGTTCCAGGCCGAGCAGAGGCGGGGTGGAGCGGGGGGGCTTTGCCGCACGGCAAACCGTCGTACGGCGACCGAGCTCGCCTACCAGCGAAAAGCCGAAGCAGCACTGCAGGATGAAAACTGTTTCAAAATATACATT TATAAGATCGATTGCCGGCTAACGATCGAACTGCTGGACACCGAATCGGACGACACTGCTACTAATTTCGCCAACGCGCAGGCCTACGGCTCGTACGTCAACCGTCTCTCAAACCCAGCCGCCACCGGTACCGGCAGtgatagtggtggtggtggtggtggaggtggtggtggaggtggaggaggtggGGGTAGTGTTGTAGGCGGCGGTACTACTAGTGGAAGTGGTGTCTGTGGaagtgttggtggtgctggtgttgTCGCTAACAGTAGTAGTATTAGTGGCAGTGGAGACGCTGTTGGTGCATCATTGATTtcgaacaacagcagcagcaacaatagcagtagtggtggtgttgtgaATCATAATAATGCCCCCGCCGGATCCGGATCTTCCAAAATGggaaacagcagcagtaatAGCGCTGGTGGCGTTACCGGAAGCACAACATCAAATGCCGAAGTGAAAACGGAAACTCCCGATGAGGAGCTG AAATCACGTCCAATAGCGGGCACCTGCGCTCGTATGCCCGTTTTCCTATCGCGCAATGCGAAATGGCGAAGAAAGCATGGTGAGGCTGAAGGAAGAACTGTGTCAGTAACCATTGGCGGCCAATCGGCTACCATGGCAGAGCTGCAAAGTGATGAGCCAGAGAAGGAACAGAGCTCGGGAGGGGAGAAATCGAGGCAAGCACCGACAGCTGCGCTCAATTCGTACTCCCTCACGATGGCAGTTACGGAAGCAAACGATGCCAGCTTGAAGAAGGAAACCGATGCTAATGATCGTAGCGCAGCATCCGGTGGTAGTCGGGAGAAAACGCCGCTACTGGACGAAATAGGAATTGGACACGCAGCAGCAACGACGGCAAAAGGAGGAGAATCGTCGAGTCCTGCTGCGGCAAAGGACaatggcagcagcaacaacaacaatccgaACAAcatcaataataataatagcatcagcagcggcaaTAAGCTACAAGCTGCGGCTGCTGTTGCGGCGgaggacagcaacagcagtccGTCGCTGTGGTTCGGCAGTGGTAATGGCTTGAAGAATCAAGTGGCGTCACCTTCCTCCACTGCTTCTGCATCGGAGCATCGTCGCCGCGTACCGAGCGTTAACGGTGCTGCGGATCGCAATCTACCGTACAGGGCGTCCCAggggcagaagaagaaggattttGCCATGTACCGGCAGGGATCGCTTACCAGCTCGCGGCAG AGCCATTGTCGGGTTACTACGCGGATGGATCAACGGTTCAAGCGCGTCGTCGATCGGTGGCTGGACCAGCATGTGTCCGGCTCACAGCGGGCATCGTGCACTGACTGGCTGCTCGGTAAGCGACAGGATTTAATAAAAACCACTACCACTTCCGTTATCGTTCAAGACAACGGATTGAGCCGGGCACCGTACGCACCTTACAATCGATATAAGGTCAAACAAATAGAGCTAGATTAa